Sequence from the Polyangiaceae bacterium genome:
CTCTCGCTCTTGTCCACGCGGTTGCCCACGTAGGTGAGACTCAATCCGTGGATTTCCTCGATGCTCACCGACTCGTGATGCGCCAGGCGCTCCGTCAGGAAACGATGCGCGCGACCGCTTACCACGACCTTGATCTGGTGCCCCCGCCGAACCAGGTGCTCGAGGATCACGCGACTGCGCGTCGCGTGTCCCATCCCCTCACCCACAACCCCGTAAAGGATCCGCATGGGCAGATGCTACAAGAACTTCTGCGCCACGCGCAGCCGCCGCGCGATCGCTAGCGCGGAAGCTTGATTGTCGGCTCTTTGGCGCGGGGACGGTAGAGCACGAGGATGCGCCCGATACGCTGCGCAACGTTGGCTGTGAGCTGCTTCTCCAGCGGCTCCCCTGCCTCCGCCGGCTCGAGCGGGGCTTCCTTGGCGAGCTTCACCTTGATCAACTCGTGGGTCTCGAGCGCTTCGTCGATCTGACGCACGACGCCTTCGGTCAGCCCCGCATGCCCGATTTGCACCACAGGCTTCAGCTCGTGGGAGAGCCCGCGCAGGTAGCTCTTCTGCGCGCCGGTGAGTTCGATCTTGCGGCGCGGAGCAGGCTTGCCCCCAGCCTTCTTGGTCGGCTTGGAGGGGGCCTTGGTCTTGGACGCTGCTGCGCGGGTCGGCTTCTTGGCGATGGCCATGGGGCGCGCACGCTAGCGCCTGGCACCTGTAGGCGCCAGGTAGATCCTCTATGCTCCACCCATGAGACGTCTGAAAGCTCGGCGCGCAGGTGGAGTCGGTCCGTCGGTCACCGCTGCGCTTGGACTCGCAAGCGCATTGCTCTGGTGCAGCAGCGCTCGCGCTGCGGAACTGCGTGGCGTCATCATGACCCCGAGCTACGAGACCTTCGGATTGCTGATCACGCTGGACGGGGCGAACGGCAACGAGAGCTTCAGCGTCGAATACCAGGACGCCTCGGGCAGCCGAACGCTGCACCCGCCGGTGCGCTATGACGGCCGAAATTGGGCGACCAGCGCCTTTGGGTTGAACCCTGGCAGCAGCGGAGAGGTCACGGTGACGCTGCAGGACCCCGACGGCGTCACGGGTATGCCGAGCATGGCGATCACCGCCACGACTCGCGCATGGCCTAGTGCCCTCACCCCCAACCGAACCTTCTATGTTGCCGTTGGAGGCAGTGACCAAGCCAGCGGGAGCCAGTCCGAACCCTTCGCGACCATCCAACACGCCATCGACCTCGCTGCGCCGGGGGACGAGATCCGCGTTGGCGCCGGGACCTACGCGCCGATTCAGATCCAGGGCGTTACTGGCAGCGAGGGCTCACCCTTTATTATCCGCGCGGATAATCCAGACGAGAGACCCATCCTTGAAGGCGCGGGCAGTGGCTCAGGTTCAGTCGTGGACATCAGCGCTTCCAGCCACGTCTGGCTGTCGGGGCTCGAAGTGCGGAACGGCGGCGACGACACCGACGGCAAGGGCGTGCGCATCCACTCTTCAGCCCACGTGATCGTCGAGGACTGCGACATCCACGACAACGGCCACTACAACGTGCTCGTCACCAAGAGCGCGGAGTACCCTGGCGGCGCAGCGCTTGGTGGACGACACCTGATCCGCAACAATGACATCTACGACTCCGACGACGGCAGTTGCGCCGGGGCGAGCAACCAGGCTTGCCCCGGCCAGACCTACTACGGGGTGCAGTTCGACAACAATCCTGGTGCGGCGTCAGTGGTCGTCGGCAATCGTATCCACGGCAACGTCGACAACGTGGTTCTTTGCGGCAATGAGGCTGAGGGGCGGGCGCTCGCTGCGCTGGGAGACGATGTGTTGCTTGCCACCGGTGGCACGAACCTCGGCTTCACGAATCACGATGCCGAGCTGGTGAACAACGAGCTGTATGACGCTCGCGACGATGATGTCGAGCTGGACGGGATCTGCGTGAACGCGCGCGTCTATGGCAACGTGTTCCGCGATGCGGAAAACCCCATCTCGATGGCTCCGGCTCTGCCAGGACCCTATTTCGTGATGCGGAACGTGATCCGCGGAGCTTGGGGGCAAGGCGCTGTCAAAATGAACACCAACGGGGACCCCGAGAGCCTCACGCGGAACGTGTACTTCTACCACAACACCATTTTCCGCGAGGCAACTGGTCCGCTACTCAACCTTTGGTACGACTTCCCCGGTGAGCACTCGGTGCCCATCGACAACATCGTATTCAGGAACAACCTGTTGGTGGCGAACGCTGGCGGGCGCCTGCTCGACTCTTACAACCAGGGCAGCCAGCACCCGAGCTTCGACTACGACCTCTGGTACACCACGGATACGCAATCACTCTTCACCTGGTACAACGGGGCGGCGAACGACCGCTACGACGACCTGATGAGCTTCAGCCAGGGCACGGGACAAGAAGCGAACGGGCTCCTTGCGCCCCCGGACGTGGATAGCGATCTCCGCCCGAATCCCAGCAGCCCCGCTGTCGACTCCGCGTTGGTGATCCCGGGGATCAACGACGGCTACGTCGGCGACGCGCCGGATCGGGGCGCGTATGAACTCGGTTCGATGGGCGGTTCCCCAGCAGGTGGCAGCGGCGGCAATGGCGCTGTCGGCGGCAGCGCAACCGGCGGCTCGACGAATGCGGGCAGCGGTGGCAGCACGGCGGGCAACGCCAGCGGCGGCGGAAACAATTCCGGTGGAAACGCTGCCGCGCCGACGAGCGGCAGTGACGACGGGGGCTGTGGCTGTCGAGCGAGCCGTGGACACTCGGGCAGCGACTGGCTGTTCGCTCTGGGAGTGGCCTGGCTCGCAACCCGGCGGCGGAGAACTTCGGCTTAACCGCACGGCAACGGATGTCCGTATCTGCCACGCGCCACAGTTCCCATATCGAAACCCAGGAGCGTTTCCCTGACGCTGTTGTCTTGTGTTTCTCGAGAACGACGGCTACTGGGGAGGGCAAGTGGCAGCGTTTATCGCACGGGAACGCAGACGTGAGCCGGGCTCGCTTCCTGTCGCTTCCCATACGCAAACCATGAGACCGTGTTGAATTCGGCAGGTGCAATGACTATTGCGGGAGCATGCTTCGTTTCGTGCTCCGTTCGGTAACGCTGGTCAGCTGCTTGAGCTTGGCGTGCGGGTTGGCCGTAGGTTGTGACTCCAAGTCCGAGGCTCCCGCCAGCTGTGAAGCGGGGACGCCCTGCGAGTGTCCGGATAACTCCTCGGGGATTCGAGTTTGCGCGGACGCCGGCAGCCAGTGCGAGTGCGCGCAGAGCGCAGGTGGGGCGGCGGGAACTGCTGGAACGACGAGCAACGGCGGAGCGGGCACCGCGGGTGGAGGGAGCGGGGGGACGGCGGGCGCTGCGGGGACGAGCGGAAGCGCTGGAACGAGCACAGGCGGCGTGAGCGCCGGCGGCGCCAGTGGCGCAGCAGGGGCTGGTGGCGCGGACCCGTGTGGACCCTATCTCGAAACCGTCGACTGCACCGGAGAGGACGCGTGCGGATACGTGAGCGACGGTTGTTCGATCACCTGCGCCGAAGACCGCGGTGAGATCCTGCTCCACCAGCTCCCGGCCAGGGTCCACCTGGGCGCAACCCCCCACGACCCCTCTTGCTGTGATGACGTCCAGCGCATGTACTGGATCACGCTCGACGTCACGGCTGACGTGATCTTTCCGAAGGCATACTACAGCGTCAACGCACCCTGGCGGTTCGCTCATAAGGCTGAGCGGGTCGACGAGAAGCTCTGTGTGGTCACGTCGAGCGACTGCGGGGTCTCATCATACGGCTCGTGGGTCGCAGTCTACACGGATGATCCCAACG
This genomic interval carries:
- the yhbY gene encoding ribosome assembly RNA-binding protein YhbY — encoded protein: MELTGAQKSYLRGLSHELKPVVQIGHAGLTEGVVRQIDEALETHELIKVKLAKEAPLEPAEAGEPLEKQLTANVAQRIGRILVLYRPRAKEPTIKLPR
- a CDS encoding DUF1565 domain-containing protein; amino-acid sequence: MRRLKARRAGGVGPSVTAALGLASALLWCSSARAAELRGVIMTPSYETFGLLITLDGANGNESFSVEYQDASGSRTLHPPVRYDGRNWATSAFGLNPGSSGEVTVTLQDPDGVTGMPSMAITATTRAWPSALTPNRTFYVAVGGSDQASGSQSEPFATIQHAIDLAAPGDEIRVGAGTYAPIQIQGVTGSEGSPFIIRADNPDERPILEGAGSGSGSVVDISASSHVWLSGLEVRNGGDDTDGKGVRIHSSAHVIVEDCDIHDNGHYNVLVTKSAEYPGGAALGGRHLIRNNDIYDSDDGSCAGASNQACPGQTYYGVQFDNNPGAASVVVGNRIHGNVDNVVLCGNEAEGRALAALGDDVLLATGGTNLGFTNHDAELVNNELYDARDDDVELDGICVNARVYGNVFRDAENPISMAPALPGPYFVMRNVIRGAWGQGAVKMNTNGDPESLTRNVYFYHNTIFREATGPLLNLWYDFPGEHSVPIDNIVFRNNLLVANAGGRLLDSYNQGSQHPSFDYDLWYTTDTQSLFTWYNGAANDRYDDLMSFSQGTGQEANGLLAPPDVDSDLRPNPSSPAVDSALVIPGINDGYVGDAPDRGAYELGSMGGSPAGGSGGNGAVGGSATGGSTNAGSGGSTAGNASGGGNNSGGNAAAPTSGSDDGGCGCRASRGHSGSDWLFALGVAWLATRRRRTSA